The nucleotide sequence ACGCAGGCCTGCGTGCTCACCCACGTCACGACCACGCTCGACGCGATGAACCATGGTCTGCCGGTCGATCTCGTGTTCCAGTCGATCGCCGGGACGCAGAGGGCCAATGCCAGTTTCGGCGTTACCCTGCCGATCCTGCAGGAGGCGCACGAGGCGGCGCTCGCGCTCAAGCGCGGCACGCTCGGCGACAACGTGATGTATTTCGAGACCGGCCAGGGCTCGGCGCTCTCGGCGGATGCGCATCACGGCATCGACCAGCAGACCTTGGAGGCCCGTGCCTACGCCGTCGCCCGGCGCTACCGGCCGCTGCTGGTCAACACCGTGGTCGGCTTCATCGGGCCGGAATACCTCTATAACGGCAAGGAGATCATCCGCGCCGGGCTGGAGGACCATTTCTGCGGCAAGCTGATGGGCGTGCCGCTCGGGGTCGACGTCTGCTACACCAACCATGCCGAGGCCGATCAGGACGACATGGACACCCTGCTGACCCTGCTGGGGGCGGCCGGCTGCACCTACGTGATGGGCATCCCCGGCGCCGACGACGTGATGCTGAACTACCAGTCCACCTCGTTCCACGATCAGCTCTACATCCGCGAGGTGCTGGGCCTGAAGCGGGCGCCCGAATTCGAGGAATGGCTCGCCCGCATCGGTCTCACCGACGCGAGCGGCGCCCTTCTGCCCGGCGGAGCCGACGCCCGCCTGCTCACCGCCGCGCCGGATCTCGCCGCATGAGCACCGAAAGCGCCCCCCTCTGGCAGCGGCTCGCCCGCCTCACGCCCGCTCGGATCGGCCTCGGCCGCGCCGGCGCCGGCCTGCCGACCCGCGAGGTGCTGAAATTCGGCCTCGCCCACGCCCAGGCCCGCGATGCCGTGCACACCCCGATGGAGGCTGCCGAAATCACGGGTGCCATCGAGGCCTTGGGCTGGCCGACCGTGACCGTGGCCTCCGGCGCGGAGGACCGCGCGACCTATCTGCGCCGGCCCGATTACGGGCGCCACCTCTCGCCGGAGAGCCTGAAGGCGCTGTCCGATTCCGCGGGCGAGCCCGTCGATCTCGCCCTCGTCGTCGCCGACGGCCTCTCGGCGCGGGCGGTTCACGAGGGCGCCGCCGCCCTGCTCGCCGCCTTCAAGCCCCATGCCGAGCGGGCCGGCTGGCGCCTCGCCCCGGTCGTGATCGCCACGCAGGCCCGCGTCGCGCTGGGGGATGCCGTCGGCGCCGCGCTGAAGGCCCGCGCGGTGGTGGTGGTGATCGGCGAGCGCCCCGGCCTGTCCTCGCCCGACAGCCTCGGCCTCTACGTCACCTTCGATCCGAGGGCGGGGCGCTCGGATGCGGAACGAAACTGCATCTCCAACGTCCGGCCCGCCGGCCTGAGCTTCGAACTCGCCGCATTCAAGCTGAACTGGCTCCTGACCCAGGCCTTTTCCCGCGGGCTGACGGGCGTGAACCTGAAGGATGAGAGTGACCGACTGATCGAGGCGAGTATCCCCGATCCTGTCATCGGCCCGCGCTGAGTGTCTTCCACGAAACGCCCGCCGCGCCGCCGGCGTTGGAGCGAGTACGGCTCGGTGCTCGGGCGTTTCGTGAGGCACTCCAGGCCTGTTCGACGGTACTCGACAGCATTGCTGCGGGGAAAGAACCGGCTCTCGTCATTCCGCAAGTCCGGAAACGCCGGGGTGGAAGCGGGTGTCACTGCAGAGACTGATCTGCCGCGATACTCATGACCACCGGCCGCTCGTAAGATCTCCCGTTCCCAGGGAGAAGGCAGCCGGAAGTCTGGCTGAAAAATCATCTCCTCGCGGGAGCGCGGAGGATGGATGCACGTTGATGGTGCGAAGTCTTTCCGAAGCCGGCGCAAGCTCGGCTGTTGCGGCCCTGACACACCGCGAAAGCAACCTGACTTTGCCTTGAGCTGTGCCTTTGAGCGCCGCAATCCCACCATAAACCGGGACGACTTCCGGGGTCGCGGTAAACGCTGTCGCTCCAACGCCTTACCGCAGAGTTTCGAGGACGTCGAAGGACGTTTTTCCGCGTGAAGCCGTAGCGGGCGGCGCGGCCTCGGGGGCGTAACCGGACCGGGGCACGAGATCAGCGATGGACGCGCGTCAGACCGACAAGTCGAAGCTGCCGAGCCGGCACGTGACGGAAGGGCCCGAGCGCGCACCCCACCGCTCGTACCTCTACGCCATGGGTCTGACCACCGAGCAGATCCACCAGCCGCTGGTCGGCGTCGCCTCGTGCTGGAACGAGGCCGCACCCTGCAACATCTCGCTGATGCGCCAGGCACAGGCCGTGAAGAAGGGCGTCGCCGCCGCCAAGGGCACCCCGCGCGAGTTCTGCACCATCACCGTCACCGACGGCATCGCCATGGGGCACGGCGGCATGCGCGCCTCGCTGCCCTCGCGCGAGGTCATCGCCGACTCGGTTGAACTGACGATCCGCGGCCATTCCTACGACGCCCTCGTCGGCCTGGCCGGCTGCGACAAGTCGCTCCCCGGCATGATGATGGCCATGGTGCGCCTCAACGTGCCCTCGATCTTCATCTATGGCGGCTCGATCCTGCCCGGCTCGTTCCGCGGCCGGCCGGTCACCGTGCAGGACCTGTTCGAGGCGGTCGGCAAAGTCGCCGTCGGTGACATGAGCCTCGACGATCTCGACGAGCTGGAGCGGGTCGCCTGCCCCTCCGCCGGCGCCTGCGGCGCGCAGTTCACCGCCAACACCATGGCCACCGTCTCCGAGGCGATCGGCCTCGCGCTGCCTTACTCGGCCGGCGCGCCGGCTCCTTACGAGATCCGCGACCAATTCTGCGCGGCGGCCGGCGAGAAGGTGATGGAGCTGATCGCCAAGAACATCCGCCCGCGCGACATCGTCACCCGCAAGGCGCTGGAGAACGCCGCCGCGACGGTGGCGGCCTCGGGCGGCTCGACCAACGCGGCGCTGCACCTGCCGGCGATCGCGCACGAGTGCGGCATCGAGTTCACCCTGTTCGACGTCGCCGAGATCTTCAAGCGTACCCCCTACATCGCCGACCTGAAGCCCGGCGGGCGCTACGTGGCCAAGGACATGTTCGAGGTCGGCGGCATCCCGCTGCTGATGAAGACCCTGCTCGATCACGGCTACCTGCACGGCGACTGCCTCACCGTCACGGGCCGGACGATTGCGGAAAACCTCGCCAAGGTCGCCTGGAATCCGGATCAGGACGTGGTGCGCCCGGCCGACCAGCCGATCACCGTCACCGGCGGCGTGGTCGGCCTCAAGGGCAACCTCGCCCCCGAGGGTGCGATCGTGAAGGTCGCCGGCATGCCCGCGGAAAGCCAAGTCTTCACCGGTCCGGCCCGCGTCTTCGACGGTGAGGAAGCCTGTTTCGAGGCGGTGCAGAACCGCACCTACAAGCCCGGCGACGTTCTGGTCATCCGCTACGAGGGCCCGAAGGGAGGCCCCGGCATGCGCGAGATGCTCTCGACCACCGCCGCCCTCTACGGCCAGGGCATGGGCGACAAGGTGGCGCTGATCACCGACGGACGCTTTTCCGGCGCGACCCGCGGCTTCTGCGTCGGCCATGTCGGCCCCGAGGCCGCCATCGGCGGGCCGATCGGACTCCTGCGCGACGGCGACATCATCACGCTGGACGCGATCAAGGGGACACTCGACGTGGCGCTCTCCGACGAGGAACTGGCCCAGCGCCGGGCCGCGTGGACGCCGCGGGGCAATGCCGCGACCTCCGGTTACCTCTGGAAATATGCGCAGACCGTCGGGCCTGCGGTGAACGGCGCCGTGACCCATCCGGGCGGCGCCAGGGAGACGCAGAGCTATGCCGACATCTAGGACCGTCCCTCTCCGGCCCGCGCGGCCGGCCGGGGTCGATCTAGGTCGGCTCCGCGCGGGTCTGCTCGCTGGATTTTTGGGGTTCGCGCTGGCGATCGCCGCCGTCGATCCCGGCACGGCGCTCGACGCGACGGCCCGCACGCCGGTCCCCGAGAAGGTGTACCGCTCGGGCCGCGACGCCCTGCGCTCGGGCGTGCGCGACTACAATGCGGGCGACAAGCAAGGCGCCGTGCGTGCGCTCGAATACGCCGCCGACCAGGGCCAGACCCTGGCGCTGTGGAAGCTCGGCCGCATGTACGCGGACGGCGACGGCGTGCCCCACGACGATCTCAAGGCGTTCGAGTATTTCTCGCGCATCGCCGACGACAACACCGACGATTCGCCCGACACCCCGAATTCCGGCGTGGTGGCGAGCGCCTTCAACGCGCTCGGCACCTACTTCCTGGAGGGGATCAAAGGCACCTACGTGCGCCCGAACGCCGAGCGCGCCTACGACATGTTCAACTACGCGGCGTCGTATTTCGGCGACCCCAACGCACAGTACAACCTCGCCCGGCTCTATCTCGACGGCACTGGCGTCGAGCAGGATCCGCGCAAGGCCGCGCGCTGGTTCAACCTCGCCGCCGAGAAGGGGCACCGTCCGGCCCAGGCACTGCTCGGCGACATGCTCGTCAACGGCACCGGCGTCCAGCGCCAGACCGTGAAGGGCCTGACTTGGCTCGCCATCGCCCGCACCGGCGCGCAGGGCACGGCGGATACCTGGATCGTCAACCTCTACGACAAGGCCTGGGCCTCGGCGAGCGAGGCCGACCGGGCCGACGCGATGGCGCAGGCACAGTCGCTGCCGACAGGCTCGACCCGGCGGCGGCGGTGAGGCAGCCGCACCCGGCGCGGGAAATGTCCCGGACGTCTATGGTCGGAGGGCGCGCGCGGGTGTAGATTTACGTCTGGGACCCCGATGAAGAAGCGTGCTCGCTCAACAGGCCGTATCCGTGCCCGCCGCCTTGCCTTAGGCGGCGGATCGCGCGAGCGTGTCCGT is from Methylorubrum sp. B1-46 and encodes:
- a CDS encoding ethanolamine ammonia-lyase subunit EutB — protein: MPYRHTVGPRTHVFADLATLMAKATPVRSGDCLAGIAAESAEETMAARWCLAEVPLKEILSRPLIPYEEDDVTRLILDDHDEAAFAEIAGLTVGDFREFLLTAPSATLARIAPGVTPEIAAAVSKIMRNQDLILVARKCRVVTRFRNTIGLPGTLAVRLQPNHPTDDPAGVTASILDGLAYGCGDAVIGINPVSDSIQTMGALLTLFDGIIERLEIPTQACVLTHVTTTLDAMNHGLPVDLVFQSIAGTQRANASFGVTLPILQEAHEAALALKRGTLGDNVMYFETGQGSALSADAHHGIDQQTLEARAYAVARRYRPLLVNTVVGFIGPEYLYNGKEIIRAGLEDHFCGKLMGVPLGVDVCYTNHAEADQDDMDTLLTLLGAAGCTYVMGIPGADDVMLNYQSTSFHDQLYIREVLGLKRAPEFEEWLARIGLTDASGALLPGGADARLLTAAPDLAA
- the eutC gene encoding ethanolamine ammonia-lyase subunit EutC translates to MSTESAPLWQRLARLTPARIGLGRAGAGLPTREVLKFGLAHAQARDAVHTPMEAAEITGAIEALGWPTVTVASGAEDRATYLRRPDYGRHLSPESLKALSDSAGEPVDLALVVADGLSARAVHEGAAALLAAFKPHAERAGWRLAPVVIATQARVALGDAVGAALKARAVVVVIGERPGLSSPDSLGLYVTFDPRAGRSDAERNCISNVRPAGLSFELAAFKLNWLLTQAFSRGLTGVNLKDESDRLIEASIPDPVIGPR
- the ilvD gene encoding dihydroxy-acid dehydratase: MDARQTDKSKLPSRHVTEGPERAPHRSYLYAMGLTTEQIHQPLVGVASCWNEAAPCNISLMRQAQAVKKGVAAAKGTPREFCTITVTDGIAMGHGGMRASLPSREVIADSVELTIRGHSYDALVGLAGCDKSLPGMMMAMVRLNVPSIFIYGGSILPGSFRGRPVTVQDLFEAVGKVAVGDMSLDDLDELERVACPSAGACGAQFTANTMATVSEAIGLALPYSAGAPAPYEIRDQFCAAAGEKVMELIAKNIRPRDIVTRKALENAAATVAASGGSTNAALHLPAIAHECGIEFTLFDVAEIFKRTPYIADLKPGGRYVAKDMFEVGGIPLLMKTLLDHGYLHGDCLTVTGRTIAENLAKVAWNPDQDVVRPADQPITVTGGVVGLKGNLAPEGAIVKVAGMPAESQVFTGPARVFDGEEACFEAVQNRTYKPGDVLVIRYEGPKGGPGMREMLSTTAALYGQGMGDKVALITDGRFSGATRGFCVGHVGPEAAIGGPIGLLRDGDIITLDAIKGTLDVALSDEELAQRRAAWTPRGNAATSGYLWKYAQTVGPAVNGAVTHPGGARETQSYADI
- a CDS encoding tetratricopeptide repeat protein, producing the protein MPTSRTVPLRPARPAGVDLGRLRAGLLAGFLGFALAIAAVDPGTALDATARTPVPEKVYRSGRDALRSGVRDYNAGDKQGAVRALEYAADQGQTLALWKLGRMYADGDGVPHDDLKAFEYFSRIADDNTDDSPDTPNSGVVASAFNALGTYFLEGIKGTYVRPNAERAYDMFNYAASYFGDPNAQYNLARLYLDGTGVEQDPRKAARWFNLAAEKGHRPAQALLGDMLVNGTGVQRQTVKGLTWLAIARTGAQGTADTWIVNLYDKAWASASEADRADAMAQAQSLPTGSTRRRR